In Rhineura floridana isolate rRhiFlo1 chromosome 6, rRhiFlo1.hap2, whole genome shotgun sequence, one genomic interval encodes:
- the DIRAS3 gene encoding GTP-binding protein Di-Ras3, protein MPEQSNDYRVVVFGAAGVGKSSLVLRFVRGTFRETYIPTVEDTYRQVISCDKGICTLQITDTTGSHQFPAMQRLSISKGHAFMLVYSVTSRQSIEELQPIYEQICQIKGDIQKVPIMLVGNKSDDTQREVDASEGEVLATKWKCSFMETSAKMNYNVQELFQELLNLEKRSVSLQVDGKKSKQQRKKDKLKGKCSVM, encoded by the coding sequence ATGCCGGAACAAAGTAATGATTATAGAGTCGTCGTGTTTGGAGCTGCAGGGGTTGGCAAGAGTTCTTTGGTTCTTCGTTTTGTAAGGGGAACCTTCCGAGAGACGTATATTCCTACTGTGGAAGACACCTACCGCCAAGTGATCAGCTGCGACAAAGGTATCTGCACCCTTCAGATCACAGACACCACTGGGAGCCACCAGTTTCCTGCCATGCAGAGACTGTCCATCTCCAAGGGCCACGCGTTCATGTTGGTGTATTCCGTGACCAGCAGGCAGTCAATAGAAGAGCTTCAGCCCATCTATGAACAGATCTGTCAAATCAAAGGAGACATTCAGAAGGTCCCTATCATGTTGGTGGGAAACAAAAGTGATGACACCCAGAGGGAGGTGGACGCCAGCGAAGGAGAGGTCCTTGCCACCAAGTGGAAATGTTCCTTCATGGAGACATCGGCCAAAATGAACTACAATGTGCAGGAGCTTTTCCAAGAGCTCTTGAATTTGGAGAAGAGAAGTGTCAGCCTCCAGGTGGATGGTAAGAAATCTAAGCAACAGCGCAAGAAGGATAAACTGAAAGGCAAATGTTCAGTCATGTGA